CATCAACCACGTACTCCTGATTCCTGAAGTCCTTCGTTCTTCCTCCTCATTCCCATTTCctgttcctcctcttcttccccatgTGTGTTGATGTTTTTCAACTCTCATGTGCAGTGCAACTCTCATACGTGTGCCCATGCAAAGCCTTCAAGCCACACACACTACAAGTAACAAGCCATTGCCGGCGCCATTAACCACTGCCATTAACACTACAAGTAAACTCTATTATGGGAAATGAAGCGAGGGACTATATGTAATTTCATATTATGGAAAATAATTAACTTGTGATAAGCTACAATGAACTTTTGACTTTCATCAGGTTAATTTTAGCATTTTTTAACTTGCTGTTTGCATAGCTGACAAGTAAACATGAATGTTGCAACAGAACAACTTGAATACACTTGACTCATATCTCTCTTTCTATTGAATATGACAGCACGCGTATGTTGACTTGTGTATCTTGTTTCCGTGTTGAAGTAAGCTGAATTACGTGGAGCTCTATTTTCCAAAGAACTCATTTTGCCAGATAAAAAAATTGACTTTGACTGTGAGGACCTAACATTATTCTAAGAACTCTTTGTTTCTAGTGATCTAGTCCTACATTGAAATTTCTTAACTTGAACTTTGTCAGAAACTCTGCAGTGGCCCATATGTGAAAATTGACAGTGCCTTTCTAACAGTTCTAACAGTGCCTTTCTGCAGTGCCTTTCTGCATCAGTTCTAACAGTGCCTTTCTGCAGTGGCCCATATGTGAAAATTGACATGAAATCTGGCGAAATTGATGGCTACGATGCAGTCTTCTTGAGCCCCCACAAATTCGTCGGTGGCCCCGGCACGCCAGGCATCCTTCTGATGAACAAAGCGCTGTACCGGCTCAACTCCCAGCCTCCTCCAACCTGCGGTGGTGGCACGGTGGCCTACATCAATGGTTTCAGTGAAGAGGTGAGCACTCAACAGCAGCAAAATGGCCGCACACCTACTGGTACCTCAGTTCATGTTTCTCAAACTTTATCAAATTTTGTTGCATAGCATGTAGGATACAGTGTACTATGATGACATAGAGGAGCGAGAAGATGCTGGTACTCCACAAATCATCCAAAAGATCCGCGCATCGCTCGCATTTTGGGTCAACGAGTACATTGGGTATGACACCATGAGCCTTCGAGAGCGAGTGTACTCCGAGATAGCCATGAGAAGGCTTGTCAGCAACCCAAATGTAAGGGTGCATGGTAGGCAACACTAACGTAGAACGCCTATCGatcttctccttcctcatcTACCCTCCTCCAGTGTCCAATTCAAAGTTTGAGAAGGCCGATGAGCAAGGTTGCTACAGTCACTTTAGGGATGTGAGACGCAAGCGTCTCCCTCTCCATGGGCGTTTTGTCACAAGGTTGCTGAATGATCTTTTTGGCATCCAAGCGAGGGGAGGCTGCGCATGCGCATGGCCCTATGGCCACACATTGCTCAAAATAGAGAATGAACTCTCCCTTCGCATTCGGTCCGCCATTATTGAGGTATGATTGAATAATTGTCCCAGGATTAAACTCATGCTACCTTAACTGTCAGGAAATACTGTGTGCTAATGGTACTGTTGACATTTTTTCAGGGGTATAGTGGACTGAAGCCTGAATGGACTAGGCTGAGCTTTTCTTACTACCTGTCCAAGGAGGAGTTCAAATTCATACTTGCGGCAATTGAGTTTATCGCGTCGTATGGTCACCGCTTCCTTTCTCTTTACAAATTTGACTGGATCTCCGGTGACTGGACATTCCGAAAGCAGGCGATCAAGTACCACATCATGAAGGAGGAGCTGGCTCTTCACACTGCTCTTGGCGAGTCAAAGGTTGCAGATAAACTGGAGAAGAAACATGGGGGAAATCACAAGTTTGAGAGCTACTTAGAGGGTGCCAAGAAAATTGCACTCTCCTTACCAGATATTAGTCAGCAGGTTGTCAACATTCCAACAGGAGTTGACCCTGACTTGGTTCTTTTTCATATATAGAAACTTGCTATTGTAACAATAAACAAAACTTTACAGAGCGTTTGGGTTTGCCAACATAATATTATAAGACAATTAAAAGTTGTACGAGCCAAACCAAGTTAACTGAGGTGAATTTTTCAGTAAATAGTTATGTGCAGGAAATGCATCCCAAATCATGAGTCCTGAAAAAGTTCTCTGTGTGTTATTTTTCTGTGACTAAAAGGTTACCAATATACTAAATGGCAAATGGAATATAGTATGGTAATCTTGGAGAAATCAGTAACAGATAGTTCATCTGGTTGTGCCACACATGACACATGGCACAACTAAACGAAAGAAGGCAATAGCAACTAAACTAAACTTTATTTTTAATTCTTTAAAAAGAACAAACTAATCAAACTTGTATTGAATCTGATGGTACACATGTAGACTACTTCAGCTTATAAGTAGTAACTGGTTCATATGCGTAAATGGATGATGTAGCCACGTTAGCAACATCGTCAAAGGGCCATTAGTTGACATTGTTGTGTTGCCTATCTATTGAATTTTCAGTATTATAGTATGCTAGTTTTCAGATACTTGGCACCTTACTTTATTTTTAGCAACATATTTGGTATATCATTATATGAGTTAACAATACAATTTAATTAAGTTCttccttattttcttttatatgAGTTAACAATACTTGGCTCTCTATTACTAGTCCACTAGTAAATACAACTAATAGGTCCAACAGGTTAAACCTACTGGACAGTTCTAGAAGTTctgcatttttcttcttccattttTCTGAGTGACCACTTGTTAGATTATACGTGGTGTGTATACTGAGCCTAGCTTTCATACATATGTCCAAAACTAGTGGTTCAAAATTCTGGCACAAGAGATGTTGCTTGGGGGCCAAGAACATATTCCTTGTCTACGACACCAAGTCTCACACATGTTTTACGATGCACCACAATAACCATCTCTTCTTTTCATTTGGCATGTTTAACTTTTACTTTAAAACTACAGAAAAATCAAAAGTCGTTTCTTCAACCCAAACCGCCCGCGTTGAACACACGAACATAGTGATGAGGAATGGTACCAAAAATAAGAAGACATCATGCTTTTCTGgagttttatttcttttttaaggGTGGTGTGAATTTTTATTTCTGCTCAGGTCATATCCAGAATAAAGGGGGAAAGTGAAGAGCGGACACTCAAACTGTCAAACAATCTAGGTGATCGAGGAGTTTTTGTCCAACTCTGAAGCCATCCTGTCCACCCATCCCCTTGTGGTCCAAAATAGCCTACGGAGCACGAATCAGCAACTGAACACAAAAGAAATCGCTCCAGGCGACACCAGAAGTTTAGGCCATCCACCAAGAACAACCACAGAGGCAGATCAAGGAACAATCACAGAGGTctcacacatacacacacacctCGCAGAGATGAGCAGCACGACAGTGCTGTTCTCGCCGAGCTCCTCCCTGTTCCTCACCAAACCTTCTCCCCTCACCAagagcagggcggcggcggcgttggcggcggctgTGAGGTGCAGCAATGAGCCAGCCCTTTCAGTGTCGCGTGAGGAGGAGGGAGTAGAAATGATGGGGAGGAGGCGTTCATTGATttctgcagctgcagctgcctgTGGAGCTTCAGTGCTTGGGTTTGCAGGCCATGGCCTGGCCGCCACTCAGGGCCTGCTGGCAGGGAGGATCCCAGGCTTATCAGAACCTGATGAGAATGGTAAATTCTTCTCTTTTATTCATTTGTGATTGAACTTGGTTGATTTATTTTGGGTCTATATGAGTACTTCAGATTTTAGAGTTTGAGACAAACAAATGCTCTGAAAGTGCTTCATCTGAATGCGCCAGTGTGTGATTcttcctctggagaaaccaaaCTACAATAGAAGTTCAGACAGAAATACTgttaaaatgttttcatgatgcTGATTGTTCAGACAGGCTGGAGAACATACCGTAGGCCAGATGACAAGTCCGGCGGCCATGGAGTCGGCTGGAGCCCCATCATCCCCTACAGCTTCAAAGTTCCTGAGGGCTGGGACGAGGTAAGACTAAGACCTGAAGCTACTGACAGAACTTCAGTTTCACGTAACGGTCACTTATTTCTGATTTCGGATCCGAAATTTGTGCTGTGTTACCATGGCTCCAATCCAGGTCCCTGTGTCAATTGCTGATCTCGGTGGCACAGAGATCGACCTGCGCTTTGCAAACCCAAAGGAGGGCCGGTTGTTCGTCGTCGTAGCTCCAGTTCGCAGATTTGCAGGTGAGGTCTCCTTCTGAACTAGATGCCATACTGCAAGATATTCTCAGGATGAAAACATGGTCATCACTGGTAATTCTGTCCCACAGATGATCTTGATGATGCGACCATCGAGAAGATCGGCAACCCTGACAAAGTGATCAGTGCTTTCGGCCCAGAGGTCATCGGAGAGAATGTAGAAGGGAAGGTCTTGTCCTCAGCGACAGCAGAGCATTCAGGAAGAACTTACTACCAGTTTGAGCTGGAGCCGCCCCATGTGTTCATTACAGCCACTGCAGCTGGGAACAGACTCTACCTGTTCAGCGTAACTGCAAACGGTAAAAGCTTTGTTTTTAATCTCAGAAACGTATGATACTTATTGGAACTTTGCAATCCTGAACAACGGCCGTGAATTTTTTTCAGGTCTGCAATGGAAGAGGCATTACAAGGATCTGAAACAAATAGCAGAATCATTTCGAGTCGTGTAGGGTTTCAACTACTTCTTTTTACAGTGCCTGTCTTTTGTTAATATGATTAGAGGACATGAGGGATGCTACTATTTAGAGAGGCAAAGTGAGCATCAGCTTCGATTATCACTAAAAACTAGAAAGCTGAAGCAGTTAAACAGTATGTGTAAACTTGTTCTTTAAATGCCAGATGCTTGTCACTACAGAATTTTTCTGATAATGCCTCCAGGGCTACAGATCCTTGCAAATGCATATGTTACGTGTGTTGTTTGAAACTTTCATGCCTACAACCTAAACATCAAATCTCTCGATTTTGTGGGAACGAACCCATTCATGTACAGTTGCTTGGTTATGGGGGCCAGTCCATCTGGGCCAACAAGGTCACTGGATGCTGATCACTGGAAGGAAGGCATCCTTCACTGCCTCATGTCATAGAGTATCCGTTTAGTTTGAAAGTCAGTAGAGCTCCAATGGCCAAAAAGAAGCACTAGTTCACTTCTAATGCGAGTGAACGGTGCCATTATACAACTCTGCAATGGAGAGAAGATGACGGCTCATTCAGAAAGATTCTTTGAGGTGCTAAGGTTTGGACAATACACTTTAATCAAAAGCATTGTGTCTCAAAGCTAACAAACAGTATCATACTGTGTAATAACCGATATATGCATTATGCATACCTATACATCAGCAGAACATCAATGCTTCCCAGTCAGACAGATGCACTCAGGAAATGGGTTTTCGTAAAAAGATTCCTCAGTCCTAAGTCGTGCTCTGCCCTTGCTTCCTGGCAAGGAGCCATATCTTTTCCTTGGAGCCCCTTGTCTGCAAACACAGAAATGCATTATTAGTGTAATCTTTGAATTGTAGAAAGAAAGTACTGCACATATGACTATTTGgactataaataaataaaatcaccTATATGTATGCATGTCAGTAACAACTGAGGATAGCTTTGGACCTTCCATGAGTTCCCCTTTTTCCAGTAAATCAAAGAGTTCCACCAATCCTCTCCTGCAGATTAAATAGATTAATGTTGAAAATGAACTAACACGCACTTAGATACATGGCCAAGATTGATATACCAGaatatcaagaaaaaaaatgcacgtAAAATGATAGAATACAACCAAAAGACCCACATGTGCAGATGTGTACGGAAAAATAAGAAATATTTTCAATATGACAATATCAGTGCGCTTGTTTACATGAAAGACTTGTTTTGGAAGAAAATCATAAATTATGCAAAGTCAGAAATCAGGGAAGTAGCAAGATTGGATAAGGAAAACAGGCTTTCAGGGGGAGAAAGGCCTCGCCTTTACCTATCAGGAGTAATAGTTTTGCGATGCCCCAGAAATCTCCGATGGCCTTCTACAGCTTTTGCCATATTGCCAGAGTGTGATGGAACAAACACATCACTTTCAACTGAAATTATGTAATCAAGGGCTGCAACTTGAGAAGCATGATTATTGAATTTCTCAAGCTCTTCTTTTGTCGCTAGCATCTCCTGTAAGATGTAAGTTTAGTAGCATGGCTAGGAAGTGGCCAATACAATCAACAAAATGGGCAAAGTGTAGCTACCTTGCTAACCAAATTTGGGAAGTATGATCTCAATTTTGATATATATTTATCACCACCATAAATTTCACCTGCTGCAAGATAGATCCATGTGGATTCAGGATAGCCCATAGCACGCAGAAAAATGCCCACCTCATTTGGAGTCAGTGGACAGTTGCCTTCAGATCTCTGTTCAGTTGAGTTTATATCCTTCAGTTTCCAGTGGCTTGTTCTCTCCCTATTGAGAAGATAAAGCAAATTAAATATAACCAGCATGTAGAAACAGAGTTGATGGATTGCTTTGGAAGTGCATACCTCATAATTCTCAACTCATTTGCTTCTGAATCACTCAGACCATAAGTGCATCCCGTAAATGCTAGCATATCCTTTTCATATCGTAGATGAAGAGCGATGAATTTTCCGCGAGACCTAAGACGATCCACCAGCTTCTGTTGTGTAAGTGTTATGTTGGCTCAGAACCTAGTTTAGAGACTACCATAAATCTCCAACTGCAAATTAAGGACTGTATATTCTGAGTTAAAGAAATGTACAGTTTATTAAGAGTTATTCATGCCTTTCCTAGGTCCTCAATTGGATCCGAAAAACGCAGTGCTTGGTAAAGACAGCGGCATCTCAATCTCTGGATATCAATTGGAAGACCATTGTTAGCAAGTCGTGAGTCAGATTTCGGGATGTGAACTACCTGCAAGACATAGTGAGGTGTGAGAGTGCGATCATATAGTGAGTTTCAGACTTCAGATCCAGGTAAAAATAGTACTTTTACATTAGCACAGATGAGGGCTTCTTAGTTTGCAGAAGTAAAAGAGTGATGCTAAGAAATGACAACCATTGTCGTTGAATGTCCAGTTGCTAGCACCAGTAGATTGGAGCCACTGGCTACACTGCAGACCGGATACGGCTGCTAGGTAACCATTCATGTTTTGACCGACAAGTAACTGTAGGAATGACTAGTAGCTAACTTGTTGCAAGGCAAATGAAGAGACATGGGAGTAGGGAAGGCAGCACAATGGAAGGAAATGAGGGATGAGGACACGAGGGAGGTTAGCGAAACCATGCAAAGAGGCAGATGAGGGAGGAGTTCCAGAGGCTTAACCGCTTAAGGATTCCAATACTCCCTTTCCTTTACTCTACCTCCCATACTCCTCCCTCAATATATATTATATCCCTAGACAAGCCGCCTATGTCCTCACCTATTTGGCAAGTAATCCCACCATATCAGATCATATCAGCTCAACATATGAAAAATTAGTATGGATAGTTTAATTGAATAGAAAGCTCACTGTTTATTTCAAAGCAAAAGCAATAGTTTTTATGCACAAGTACTAAGGGAATCAACTGTGAAATTTAATTGGAGAACTACCTTCTGATTCTTCCAGAGCTCCTTCACTTCCTCATAATAACTTGCACCCGACCATGAGGTAAAGTGTTTCCGGGTTCTTGGAGCAGATTCCAAGCTTTCAGGCAAGTCATCCACAATGTGGACATCTCCTTCCAGAGCTTTAATAAAATGAGGCTGATCAAATATATCTTTAAATGTACTGTAGACAGCATGCAAGTTGTTAAACAAAAAATTAAGAGGTAATCAGACAGAATATGTGACAATAACCTAACACAATTACCTGGTATCTTGCCAGAATGATCGCTTATCTAACTGAGGGACAACAAGTGTTGCATTCACCAAACGGGCAACTGCAACCATATCACAGATCTGTAGAGGGAAGGTTAGGCTCCAATTAAACATAGAAAACCATAATCATATGGAAATTATATACAGAAATTATGAATAACGTAATAATAACTGTGACAAATATAACAGCACAGATTAATCAGAAGACACCAGGAAAAAAACTCGAGGCTATTCTTTGAACAAGAACAGGTATATAATTGTAGATGTGAAAGCATGCTGACATAAGATAGACAAAAATGAGGTTCGATGTTAAATTTTGGTGAGCTCGACTTACTCCAGTGCGCATTTGGTTGAGTCCTCCATTACTTCTGACAGTCATATAGCGATCTGACTTGCCTGGAACTGTTAACATAAAGCATAGTCAGAGTCATCACAAAATAA
This portion of the Setaria viridis chromosome 7, Setaria_viridis_v4.0, whole genome shotgun sequence genome encodes:
- the LOC117864318 gene encoding O-fucosyltransferase 38; this translates as MANPRGAPPLLHPRLRRHLRSPISRCACLLLAFAALFLLSALRQVARVDFPHPDAPRQVSSEQLWASIGYGYDACVTPTSRYKVPGKSDRYMTVRSNGGLNQMRTGICDMVAVARLVNATLVVPQLDKRSFWQDTSTFKDIFDQPHFIKALEGDVHIVDDLPESLESAPRTRKHFTSWSGASYYEEVKELWKNQKVVHIPKSDSRLANNGLPIDIQRLRCRCLYQALRFSDPIEDLGKKLVDRLRSRGKFIALHLRYEKDMLAFTGCTYGLSDSEANELRIMRERTSHWKLKDINSTEQRSEGNCPLTPNEVGIFLRAMGYPESTWIYLAAGEIYGGDKYISKLRSYFPNLVSKEMLATKEELEKFNNHASQVAALDYIISVESDVFVPSHSGNMAKAVEGHRRFLGHRKTITPDRRGLVELFDLLEKGELMEGPKLSSVVTDMHTYRQGAPRKRYGSLPGSKGRARLRTEESFYENPFPECICLTGKH
- the LOC117864319 gene encoding psbP domain-containing protein 4, chloroplastic isoform X1 is translated as MSSTTVLFSPSSSLFLTKPSPLTKSRAAAALAAAVRCSNEPALSVSREEEGVEMMGRRRSLISAAAAACGASVLGFAGHGLAATQGLLAGRIPGLSEPDENGWRTYRRPDDKSGGHGVGWSPIIPYSFKVPEGWDEVPVSIADLGGTEIDLRFANPKEGRLFVVVAPVRRFADDLDDATIEKIGNPDKVISAFGPEVIGENVEGKVLSSATAEHSGRTYYQFELEPPHVFITATAAGNRLYLFSVTANGLQWKRHYKDLKQIAESFRVV
- the LOC117864319 gene encoding psbP domain-containing protein 4, chloroplastic isoform X2 → MAWPPLRACWQGGSQAYQNLMRMTGWRTYRRPDDKSGGHGVGWSPIIPYSFKVPEGWDEVPVSIADLGGTEIDLRFANPKEGRLFVVVAPVRRFADDLDDATIEKIGNPDKVISAFGPEVIGENVEGKVLSSATAEHSGRTYYQFELEPPHVFITATAAGNRLYLFSVTANGLQWKRHYKDLKQIAESFRVV